From one Agathobaculum sp. NTUH-O15-33 genomic stretch:
- a CDS encoding PadR family transcriptional regulator gives MGIDKSLLAGSTVLLVLRLLEEEDLYGYQMIDRLRERSDDTFAFKAGTLYPLLHTLETQGAVQSYVCASADNRTRKYYHLTEQGRARLAEKTEEWRRFSGAVNHVLKGGESHAFA, from the coding sequence ATGGGCATTGATAAAAGCTTGCTCGCGGGCAGTACCGTACTATTGGTGCTGCGCCTGTTGGAGGAAGAGGATTTGTACGGCTACCAAATGATCGACCGCTTGCGCGAGCGGTCGGACGATACCTTTGCGTTTAAGGCGGGCACGCTTTACCCGCTGCTGCACACGCTGGAAACGCAGGGCGCGGTGCAGAGCTATGTTTGCGCTTCGGCGGATAACCGGACGCGCAAATATTACCACCTGACGGAGCAGGGCCGGGCGCGCCTTGCCGAAAAGACCGAGGAATGGCGCCGCTTTTCCGGCGCGGTGAACCACGTGCTGAAGGGGGGCGAAAGCCATGCGTTTGCCTGA
- a CDS encoding GNAT family N-acetyltransferase: MNDLTIRPERPADERAVDALTRDAFWDVFRPGCVEHYILHQLRKHPDFIPELSLVAEQNGGIVGHIAYSRAAIVQENGTEFPLILFGPLSVRPDRQKSGVGAALIRHSLALAGELGYPAVAVCGWPDYYPRFGFQRARVFGITDAEGQSPDPLMALELQSGALAGVSGVLRESEAYFDTPPAAIDAFDATFPPRDKHVLPGQFL; the protein is encoded by the coding sequence ATGAATGATCTGACCATCCGTCCGGAACGCCCGGCAGACGAGCGCGCCGTGGACGCACTGACGCGCGACGCGTTTTGGGACGTTTTTCGCCCCGGCTGTGTGGAGCACTATATTCTGCACCAGCTGCGCAAGCACCCGGATTTTATCCCGGAACTCAGCCTTGTCGCCGAGCAAAACGGCGGGATCGTCGGCCACATTGCCTACAGCCGCGCCGCCATCGTGCAGGAGAACGGCACGGAGTTCCCTTTGATTCTCTTCGGCCCGCTGAGCGTGCGGCCCGATCGCCAGAAATCCGGCGTAGGCGCCGCGTTGATACGCCATTCACTGGCCCTCGCCGGGGAACTGGGCTACCCTGCCGTTGCCGTGTGCGGCTGGCCGGATTATTACCCGCGCTTCGGCTTTCAGCGGGCGCGCGTTTTCGGCATCACGGACGCGGAGGGCCAATCGCCCGATCCGTTGATGGCGCTCGAATTGCAGTCCGGCGCGCTCGCCGGCGTTTCCGGCGTTCTCCGTGAGAGTGAAGCCTATTTTGACACTCCGCCCGCCGCGATTGACGCGTTTGACGCTACCTTTCCGCCCCGCGACAAGCACGTACTGCCGGGACAGTTCCTCTAA
- a CDS encoding MATE family efflux transporter, translating into MAQNEDAQARKFRQMTEAPVEPLICKMAVPTIISMLITSFYNMADTFFVGKLSTSATGAVGVIFPLMALIQAIGFFFGQGSGNYISRQLGAQHEEEAERMASTGFFSALMAGALILALGLVFQNPLCHLLGATDTIFPHAISYMRFILLGAPYMTAALVLNNQLRLQGNATYAMIGLVSGGILNIALDPLFIFAFHMGVAGAAIATILSQLVSFLLLLWGVEHSGGIPIRLKLFSPSPARFLAIAGGGVPSLCRQGLASIAITCLNTAARPFGDAAIAAMSVVTRVTQFASSALIGFGQGYQPVCGFNYGAKRYDRVTRGFWFCVRVSSVLLVVLAVLGAVFAPQLIALFRADDAEVIRIGAATLRWQCLSFPLLGYVILCNMLLQNIAFTVRASVVAAARQGLFFIPLVLVLPRLLGLTGVIYCQPISDVCAFILSLVLTAPVLVHLAKLGAVGQDA; encoded by the coding sequence ATGGCGCAAAATGAAGACGCGCAAGCGCGTAAATTCCGGCAAATGACCGAAGCGCCGGTGGAGCCGCTCATTTGCAAAATGGCGGTGCCCACCATTATCAGCATGCTGATCACCTCGTTTTACAATATGGCGGATACCTTTTTCGTCGGCAAGCTCAGCACCAGCGCGACCGGCGCGGTCGGCGTTATCTTTCCGCTGATGGCGCTCATTCAGGCGATCGGCTTTTTCTTCGGTCAAGGCTCGGGCAACTATATTTCGCGCCAACTGGGCGCGCAGCATGAAGAAGAAGCCGAACGCATGGCCTCCACTGGCTTTTTTTCCGCACTGATGGCGGGGGCGCTTATTCTGGCTCTTGGTCTTGTGTTTCAAAACCCGCTGTGTCATCTGCTCGGCGCGACGGATACGATCTTCCCGCACGCGATCTCCTATATGCGCTTTATCCTGCTCGGCGCGCCGTATATGACCGCCGCGCTCGTTTTGAACAACCAGTTGCGCTTGCAGGGCAACGCGACCTACGCCATGATCGGTCTGGTGTCGGGCGGTATTTTGAATATCGCGCTCGATCCGCTGTTTATCTTTGCCTTTCATATGGGCGTGGCGGGCGCGGCCATCGCCACGATCTTGAGCCAGCTGGTCAGCTTTCTGCTGCTATTGTGGGGCGTGGAGCATTCGGGCGGCATTCCGATCCGGCTGAAGCTGTTTTCGCCCAGTCCCGCGCGCTTTCTCGCCATCGCGGGCGGCGGCGTGCCCAGTCTGTGCAGGCAGGGTCTTGCCAGCATCGCCATCACCTGCCTGAACACCGCCGCCCGTCCCTTTGGCGACGCGGCGATCGCGGCGATGAGCGTGGTCACCCGCGTCACCCAGTTCGCGTCCTCGGCGCTGATCGGCTTCGGTCAGGGCTATCAGCCAGTATGCGGCTTTAATTACGGCGCCAAGCGGTATGACCGCGTCACGCGCGGCTTCTGGTTTTGTGTGCGCGTGTCCAGTGTTTTGCTCGTTGTACTGGCGGTGCTCGGCGCGGTGTTCGCCCCGCAGCTCATCGCCCTGTTCCGCGCGGACGACGCGGAGGTCATCCGCATCGGCGCGGCGACGCTGCGCTGGCAGTGCCTGTCGTTCCCGCTGCTGGGCTATGTCATTCTGTGCAACATGCTGCTGCAAAACATCGCGTTCACCGTGCGGGCCAGCGTGGTCGCCGCCGCGCGGCAGGGGCTGTTCTTCATTCCGCTGGTGCTGGTGCTGCCGCGCCTGTTGGGGCTTACGGGCGTAATCTACTGCCAGCCCATATCCGATGTGTGCGCCTTCATCCTCTCTCTCGTATTGACCGCGCCCGTGCTCGTTCATCTTGCCAAGCTGGGCGCGGTGGGGCAAGACGCTTGA
- a CDS encoding permease prefix domain 1-containing protein, with protein sequence MRLPDPVRNGLTRLLERDAAARGEQSPALPEVSPPSQKHPLPARLALWLNEATGQMRWKRARPYAADELAGHLTDQYEAFRDQGMDEAHAAEATIREMGDAVETGTALDRAWRPAPDWVMLGLVLGVAIIGKIVQYLIAGVGVYPVAANESKVQILQYLAGAVCLFAGYFLDYTWLGRHPRLTYAIWAGIMAAAFWRSPIMNGKWYYPEYGLWLFPVAFATVLYSQRGKGRQAYALA encoded by the coding sequence ATGCGTTTGCCTGACCCTGTGCGAAACGGCCTAACGCGCCTGCTGGAACGCGACGCGGCGGCGCGCGGCGAACAGTCGCCCGCGTTGCCGGAAGTATCCCCGCCGTCTCAGAAGCATCCGCTGCCCGCGCGGCTGGCGCTGTGGCTGAACGAAGCGACCGGACAAATGCGCTGGAAGCGCGCCAGACCCTACGCGGCGGACGAGCTGGCCGGCCACCTGACCGATCAGTACGAAGCGTTCCGCGACCAAGGGATGGATGAAGCGCACGCCGCCGAAGCGACCATACGCGAAATGGGCGACGCGGTGGAGACCGGCACCGCGTTGGACCGCGCGTGGCGGCCCGCGCCCGACTGGGTGATGCTGGGGCTGGTGCTTGGCGTGGCGATAATTGGAAAGATCGTCCAGTATCTAATTGCCGGTGTTGGGGTGTACCCGGTGGCGGCAAACGAATCGAAGGTTCAAATTTTGCAATACTTGGCAGGTGCCGTGTGTTTGTTTGCCGGTTATTTTCTTGATTATACTTGGTTGGGCAGGCATCCGAGGCTTACCTATGCCATTTGGGCAGGCATCATGGCGGCTGCATTTTGGCGTTCTCCTATCATGAACGGTAAATGGTACTATCCAGAGTACGGGCTTTGGTTGTTTCCCGTCGCGTTTGCGACGGTGCTGTATTCGCAGCGCGGAAAGGGACGACAGGCGTATGCACTTGCATAG
- a CDS encoding FtsW/RodA/SpoVE family cell cycle protein, whose protein sequence is MVLSRVRALVVSRRVCDGAVFAARKGTTGVCTCIAAMVSMMFVALAIPSTSGLLTLVLVCTALLCCAVWRGAFGGGRKRQIALALSPVALIAAGVIWIIRNIPHIRERVAAILNPALDNQYQGYLGSAVWEALFGGVVPPDSRAERLATVKGEGATQFILAAAKLQWGWIAFALVLTVVLVLLARGFQLAHRQGGVLAKMMSWAIMLTFACQTMAYVLQNFGIILFAAYGLPLFSYGGLYLCQTMLLFGLLLSTRRTGQIESGAKPVRIGRKARQARGVR, encoded by the coding sequence ATGGTACTATCCAGAGTACGGGCTTTGGTTGTTTCCCGTCGCGTTTGCGACGGTGCTGTATTCGCAGCGCGGAAAGGGACGACAGGCGTATGCACTTGCATAGCCGCCATGGTATCTATGATGTTTGTGGCCTTAGCAATTCCAAGTACGTCGGGTCTTTTAACGCTTGTATTGGTCTGCACCGCGCTGCTTTGCTGCGCCGTATGGCGCGGTGCATTTGGCGGAGGGCGCAAACGGCAGATTGCTCTTGCGCTGTCGCCCGTTGCTTTGATAGCGGCCGGAGTAATATGGATTATTCGCAATATACCCCATATAAGGGAACGTGTTGCGGCAATACTTAATCCGGCGCTGGATAATCAATATCAGGGTTATCTGGGATCGGCAGTTTGGGAAGCGCTGTTTGGCGGGGTGGTTCCGCCTGACAGCCGTGCAGAAAGGCTTGCTACTGTAAAGGGGGAAGGTGCTACCCAATTTATTCTTGCCGCCGCTAAGCTGCAATGGGGCTGGATCGCGTTCGCGCTGGTACTAACCGTAGTGTTGGTACTGTTGGCGCGGGGCTTTCAGCTGGCGCACCGGCAGGGCGGCGTGCTCGCCAAAATGATGAGCTGGGCGATCATGCTGACGTTTGCGTGCCAGACCATGGCTTATGTGTTGCAGAATTTCGGCATTATTCTTTTCGCGGCCTACGGTCTGCCGCTGTTTTCCTATGGCGGCCTGTATTTGTGCCAGACCATGCTATTGTTCGGCCTGCTGCTATCCACGCGGCGCACGGGACAAATCGAGAGCGGTGCAAAACCGGTGCGCATCGGGCGGAAAGCCCGTCAGGCGCGCGGCGTTCGGTAA
- a CDS encoding RNA polymerase sigma factor — MKQFGMQEAERLVETYSDLILRLSYTYLKSTQDAEDICQNVFLKLLTSGQVFDSPAHEKAWIIRATANACKDELRAYRRKAVGIEAAASSAAPEAPDNAVLEAVMELPQKYREAVYLHYYEGYSVRETAALLERSEAAVTTQLSRGRDKLRTLLGGDYCEQRV, encoded by the coding sequence ATGAAACAATTTGGCATGCAGGAGGCCGAGCGGCTGGTGGAGACCTACTCCGACCTGATCCTGCGGCTTTCCTACACCTATTTGAAATCAACGCAGGACGCGGAGGATATCTGCCAAAACGTATTCCTCAAGCTATTGACGAGCGGGCAGGTGTTCGACAGCCCCGCCCACGAAAAGGCGTGGATCATCCGCGCGACGGCGAACGCCTGCAAGGATGAACTGCGGGCCTACCGCCGTAAGGCGGTCGGTATCGAGGCGGCGGCATCGTCCGCCGCGCCGGAAGCGCCGGATAACGCCGTTTTAGAAGCGGTGATGGAGCTGCCGCAAAAATACCGCGAAGCTGTTTATTTGCATTATTACGAAGGCTATTCGGTGCGCGAAACAGCGGCGCTGCTGGAACGGAGCGAGGCGGCTGTGACCACACAGCTCAGCCGGGGCAGGGACAAGCTGCGCACACTTTTGGGAGGCGATTATTGTGAACAAAGAGTATAA
- a CDS encoding prolyl-tRNA synthetase associated domain-containing protein → MSAFTIDPILYEGRPADCTGRDPREIACYDLLDRLGVPFFRLDHDEAPSIECCAAVEARLGTDICKNLFLCNRQKTQFYLLLMPGDKEFRTKDLSAQLGISRLSFAGPEPMEEYLGVTPGSVSVLGLLNDPDNTVRLVIDRGVVEGRPFIGCHPCRNTSSLRIATSDLLEKILPALRHDPTYVSL, encoded by the coding sequence ATGTCCGCATTTACGATCGATCCCATCTTATATGAAGGCCGCCCGGCGGACTGCACCGGCCGCGACCCGCGCGAGATCGCCTGTTACGACCTGCTTGACCGGCTGGGCGTACCCTTTTTCCGTCTCGATCATGACGAAGCGCCCTCAATCGAGTGCTGCGCCGCCGTGGAAGCGCGGCTGGGTACCGACATCTGCAAAAACCTGTTTCTGTGCAACCGGCAGAAAACGCAGTTTTACCTGCTTTTAATGCCGGGCGACAAGGAGTTTCGCACCAAAGATCTTTCCGCGCAGCTTGGCATTTCGCGGCTGTCGTTCGCGGGCCCGGAGCCGATGGAAGAATACTTAGGCGTAACGCCCGGCTCGGTCTCCGTGCTTGGCCTGCTGAATGATCCGGATAACACGGTTCGTCTTGTGATCGACCGCGGCGTGGTGGAGGGTCGCCCTTTTATCGGCTGCCATCCGTGCCGGAACACCTCGTCCCTTCGTATTGCGACGAGCGATCTGCTGGAAAAGATCCTGCCCGCCCTGCGGCACGATCCCACCTACGTGTCCTTATAA
- a CDS encoding sugar ABC transporter ATP-binding protein: MEYILEMKDISKTFPGVKALDHVQLRVKPGEVHALMGENGAGKSTLMKILMGMYTKDDGGEILFNGKPYKASSPKEAMDLGVAMIHQELNPILDMSVYENIFVGREIRKNGLVDKKAEIEQAQKLIEESGLHVSPEEMLRKLTVAQCQLIEIIKAISVNAKVIIMDEPTAAISEREVELLFGHIRKLAEMGVAIIYISHRMDEIFSICDRVSVYRDGQYIGSGDTKDLNEAQLIKMMVGREITDVFPKLEAQIGEVVLEAKNIVRVDRKVKGVSFSVRKGEILGIGGLVGAGRSELVEGLFGIHALSGGEIYIKGKQVHVHSPSDIIKEGVALITEDRKGTGLNLSGTVGDNIAMVAIRKLLCHGLYNKNKARSASLDYIKKLNIKTPSGDQIVGNLSGGNQQKVVIAKWLLNDPDIIILDEPTRGIDVGAKRDIYLLLGKLVQQGKAVVMISSEIPELMGVCDRIMVMCEGNLSGEVKRGEFSQERIMALASAIEV, from the coding sequence ATGGAGTATATACTGGAAATGAAAGATATCAGCAAAACATTTCCCGGCGTAAAAGCGCTTGATCATGTTCAGCTTCGGGTAAAACCCGGCGAAGTGCACGCACTGATGGGCGAAAACGGTGCGGGCAAATCGACGCTGATGAAAATTCTGATGGGCATGTACACCAAGGACGACGGCGGCGAAATCCTCTTTAACGGAAAGCCCTACAAGGCTTCAAGCCCGAAGGAGGCAATGGATCTTGGCGTTGCCATGATCCATCAGGAACTCAATCCGATCCTTGATATGTCCGTGTATGAAAACATTTTTGTCGGGCGTGAGATCCGCAAAAATGGACTGGTAGACAAAAAGGCGGAGATCGAACAGGCGCAAAAGCTGATCGAAGAGAGCGGCCTGCATGTTTCGCCCGAGGAAATGCTGCGGAAACTGACAGTCGCGCAGTGCCAGCTGATCGAGATCATCAAGGCGATCTCCGTCAATGCGAAGGTCATCATCATGGACGAGCCAACCGCGGCGATCAGCGAGCGCGAGGTCGAACTGCTGTTTGGCCACATCCGCAAGCTTGCCGAAATGGGCGTCGCGATCATTTACATCTCCCACCGCATGGACGAGATCTTTTCCATCTGCGACCGCGTCAGCGTATACCGCGACGGCCAGTATATCGGTTCCGGCGACACGAAGGATTTGAACGAAGCACAGCTCATTAAGATGATGGTCGGCCGCGAGATCACCGACGTGTTCCCCAAGCTGGAAGCGCAGATCGGCGAGGTCGTTTTAGAGGCTAAAAACATCGTCCGTGTGGATCGCAAGGTCAAGGGCGTCAGCTTTTCCGTCCGCAAGGGTGAGATTCTTGGCATTGGCGGTCTGGTCGGCGCGGGGCGCAGCGAGCTGGTCGAGGGACTGTTCGGCATTCACGCGCTGTCGGGCGGCGAAATCTATATAAAGGGCAAGCAGGTTCACGTACATTCGCCAAGCGATATCATCAAAGAGGGCGTCGCGCTCATCACCGAGGACCGCAAGGGCACCGGTCTGAACCTGAGCGGCACGGTGGGCGACAATATTGCCATGGTGGCCATCCGCAAGCTGCTCTGCCACGGCCTTTACAACAAGAACAAGGCGCGCAGCGCATCGCTGGACTACATCAAAAAACTCAATATCAAAACTCCTTCCGGCGACCAGATCGTCGGCAACCTGTCCGGCGGCAACCAGCAAAAAGTCGTTATCGCCAAATGGCTGCTGAATGATCCCGATATCATCATTCTGGACGAGCCGACCCGCGGCATCGACGTCGGCGCCAAGCGCGACATCTATCTGCTGCTCGGCAAACTCGTACAGCAAGGCAAGGCAGTCGTCATGATCTCGTCCGAAATACCGGAACTGATGGGCGTGTGCGACAGGATCATGGTCATGTGCGAGGGCAATCTGTCCGGCGAGGTCAAGCGGGGCGAGTTCTCGCAGGAGCGCATTATGGCGCTGGCCTCCGCCATCGAGGTATGA
- a CDS encoding 5-deoxy-glucuronate isomerase yields MREERFGYTRWQPDGEGKIMDRDGVYREMQMDMWAYRMKAGETRTIRRENDEVAALVLYGKVTLGWDGQAAVIERHSFMDEGLTCLHVCRDTTFTIEAHADSEVIFVATGNERAFAPKLYTPENTRENESCMGLWGGKAERLVRTAFEYADAPYSNLVLGETIMYEGCWSGYIPHYHPQPEVYYFRTEKPSAFGASFVGDEVFKITDGSFCAIGKNLPHPQAAAPGYRIYILWVIRHLDGDPWVREACSDEEAHKWLKP; encoded by the coding sequence ATGAGAGAGGAACGCTTTGGATATACCCGCTGGCAGCCGGACGGCGAGGGGAAGATCATGGACCGGGACGGCGTCTATCGCGAAATGCAGATGGATATGTGGGCCTACCGGATGAAGGCCGGTGAAACGCGCACAATACGCCGCGAAAACGATGAGGTCGCGGCGCTGGTGCTGTACGGCAAGGTAACGCTCGGCTGGGACGGACAGGCCGCCGTGATCGAGCGCCACAGCTTTATGGACGAGGGGCTAACCTGCCTGCATGTATGCCGCGACACGACGTTTACGATTGAAGCGCACGCGGACAGCGAGGTGATCTTCGTCGCCACCGGCAACGAGCGCGCCTTCGCCCCCAAGCTGTACACGCCGGAAAACACGCGGGAGAACGAAAGCTGCATGGGTCTTTGGGGCGGCAAGGCCGAGCGGCTGGTACGCACGGCCTTTGAATACGCGGACGCGCCCTATTCCAATTTGGTGCTGGGCGAAACCATCATGTACGAGGGCTGCTGGTCGGGCTATATCCCGCATTACCATCCCCAGCCCGAGGTGTATTATTTCCGCACCGAAAAGCCCTCCGCCTTCGGCGCGTCCTTTGTGGGCGACGAGGTGTTTAAAATAACGGACGGCAGCTTCTGCGCCATTGGCAAAAACCTGCCGCATCCGCAGGCCGCCGCGCCCGGCTACCGCATTTACATCCTTTGGGTCATTCGCCACTTGGATGGAGACCCGTGGGTGCGCGAAGCCTGCTCGGATGAGGAAGCCCACAAATGGCTCAAGCCGTAA
- a CDS encoding DUF2089 domain-containing protein yields the protein MYQVISHCPVCGKRLKVVKLQCENCDTAIENDFALSKFDYLAAEDLFFAETFLKCRGNIKEVEKELKISYPTVRSRLDDIIRKLDGKPVAPSPAASRKKDILGALENGEISPAEALEQLKQNK from the coding sequence ATGTATCAGGTGATCAGCCACTGTCCGGTGTGCGGAAAAAGGCTGAAGGTCGTCAAGCTGCAATGTGAAAACTGTGATACGGCCATAGAAAATGATTTTGCCCTAAGCAAGTTCGATTATCTCGCGGCGGAAGACCTGTTTTTTGCGGAAACCTTTTTGAAATGCCGCGGCAACATTAAGGAAGTGGAAAAGGAACTGAAAATTTCCTACCCGACCGTCCGCTCCCGGCTGGACGATATCATTCGCAAGCTGGATGGAAAGCCGGTCGCGCCGTCGCCCGCCGCTTCACGCAAAAAGGACATTCTGGGCGCGCTGGAAAACGGAGAGATCAGCCCGGCGGAAGCACTGGAGCAGTTAAAGCAAAATAAGTAA
- a CDS encoding DUF4179 domain-containing protein produces MNKEYNDNREYNEALDSLRFSGEAKARMVQGLMEAQEKPQRRARRPLSRIAAVGIAAALVLSIGAGAAVVYNKLASESFAGVFGTAHTEIVDKIGKPIGASATDNGVTITAEAIIGDKYNYAMVYEIRRDDGTPFDLTGNEYGYLPLHFEDSSTDISYMGGSHGGSFFIDETPGDNVIQFVEMMSVDGELKPGKAKASFQNLKFNDGNEDYTLIEGKWKFKFDFDFEDTSVSLPAGQTFDLNGMNAKIDRITLSPLAVRVDYTVDSEVQWDDDAPSGREPEQNRRESQRYFESLPITLHKTDGTTMDLTNAGGSISPKNGKTECQKGKVFDQIMPVEEIASITVGGIEIPVAQ; encoded by the coding sequence GTGAACAAAGAGTATAACGATAACAGAGAGTATAATGAAGCGCTGGACAGTCTGCGTTTTTCCGGTGAAGCCAAGGCCCGCATGGTGCAGGGCCTGATGGAGGCGCAGGAGAAGCCGCAGCGGCGCGCGCGCCGTCCGCTTTCCAGAATCGCGGCGGTAGGTATCGCGGCGGCGCTGGTGCTTTCGATCGGCGCGGGCGCGGCGGTAGTATACAACAAGCTGGCGAGCGAATCGTTTGCGGGCGTGTTCGGCACGGCGCATACCGAGATTGTGGATAAGATCGGCAAGCCGATCGGCGCATCCGCGACCGATAACGGCGTGACGATCACGGCGGAGGCCATCATCGGCGATAAGTACAACTACGCCATGGTCTATGAGATCAGGCGGGACGACGGCACGCCGTTTGATCTGACGGGTAACGAGTACGGCTATTTGCCGCTGCATTTTGAAGATTCGTCCACGGATATCTCCTACATGGGCGGCAGCCACGGCGGCTCGTTCTTTATCGACGAGACACCGGGCGATAATGTAATTCAATTTGTCGAAATGATGTCGGTGGACGGCGAACTAAAGCCGGGCAAGGCCAAGGCGAGCTTCCAAAACCTGAAATTTAACGACGGCAACGAGGATTACACCTTGATCGAAGGCAAATGGAAGTTCAAATTCGACTTTGATTTTGAGGATACCTCGGTCAGCCTGCCCGCTGGCCAGACCTTTGACCTGAACGGCATGAACGCGAAGATCGATCGAATCACGCTGTCGCCGCTGGCGGTGCGCGTCGATTACACAGTCGACAGCGAGGTACAGTGGGACGACGACGCGCCGAGCGGCCGCGAGCCCGAGCAAAACCGCCGCGAGAGCCAGCGCTATTTTGAAAGCCTTCCCATCACGCTGCACAAAACGGACGGCACGACGATGGATCTGACAAATGCCGGCGGCAGCATCTCGCCCAAAAACGGAAAGACGGAATGCCAAAAGGGTAAGGTGTTCGACCAGATCATGCCGGTGGAGGAGATCGCATCGATCACCGTCGGCGGGATCGAAATTCCGGTTGCTCAATAA
- a CDS encoding SHOCT-like domain-containing protein produces the protein MDEKIRILKMVEEGKLSAEQAVDLIDALGEPAPAAEEFGATMPAVSDAAPYENKMLRVVVDSTTGDKVNVQLPVKIIRQVLKVTGKLPIKNEELQGIDLDALTTAILECLDNETLGNIVEVSAADGTTVRVFIG, from the coding sequence ATGGATGAAAAAATAAGGATCCTGAAAATGGTGGAGGAAGGCAAGCTTTCCGCCGAGCAGGCCGTTGATTTAATCGACGCGCTGGGCGAACCCGCGCCCGCGGCGGAGGAATTCGGCGCGACAATGCCCGCCGTATCGGACGCGGCGCCTTATGAAAATAAAATGCTGCGCGTCGTTGTGGACAGCACGACGGGAGATAAGGTCAATGTACAGCTGCCGGTAAAGATCATCCGTCAAGTACTCAAGGTGACCGGCAAGCTGCCGATCAAAAACGAAGAGCTGCAAGGCATTGATCTGGACGCGCTGACCACCGCCATACTGGAATGCTTGGATAATGAAACGCTGGGCAACATCGTGGAGGTTTCCGCGGCGGACGGTACCACGGTTCGCGTATTCATCGGATAA
- a CDS encoding TetR/AcrR family transcriptional regulator, producing MPKKGLSRDRIVDAAAALVEQKGLENITLHELAGALGVKTASLYNHLQGLPELNARLSERALERLMGSLESAMEGKTGTDALRALAACYRCFAREQPQLYKAMLGLPGFADNRLDELKNSYMQLFRRVLAPYGLTEQKQVHFSRLMRSVLHGFVSLEAAGFFRRAVEAEESYGFAVAQLCTQIENAAKEAAEHGAK from the coding sequence ATGCCTAAAAAAGGACTGAGCCGCGACCGGATCGTCGACGCGGCGGCCGCGCTCGTCGAACAAAAGGGGCTGGAAAATATCACGCTGCACGAACTGGCAGGCGCACTCGGCGTGAAAACAGCCTCGCTTTACAACCACTTGCAGGGTCTGCCTGAACTAAACGCGCGCCTGTCCGAGCGCGCGCTGGAGCGCCTGATGGGATCGCTCGAAAGCGCCATGGAGGGCAAGACGGGGACGGACGCGCTGCGCGCCCTTGCCGCCTGCTACCGCTGCTTTGCGCGCGAACAGCCGCAGCTGTACAAGGCCATGCTCGGCCTGCCGGGCTTTGCCGATAACCGGCTGGACGAACTGAAAAACAGCTATATGCAGCTATTTCGCCGCGTGCTGGCCCCTTATGGCCTGACCGAGCAAAAGCAGGTGCACTTTTCCCGCCTGATGCGCAGCGTGCTGCACGGCTTTGTCTCGCTGGAAGCGGCGGGCTTTTTCCGCCGCGCGGTGGAAGCCGAAGAAAGCTACGGCTTTGCCGTTGCGCAATTATGTACGCAGATCGAAAACGCAGCAAAGGAGGCCGCCGAACATGGCGCAAAATGA